The following nucleotide sequence is from Podospora bellae-mahoneyi strain CBS 112042 chromosome 1 map unlocalized CBS112042p_1, whole genome shotgun sequence.
TTTGCCGAGAAGCCCTTTTGGCAGACGGGGCAGATGTGTGGTTTGTCTATGGGGTTTGTTAGCAATTCAAcagggatgggaaggagagagggaggggggacctTACGCCCTATATGTGTCTGCATATGTCTTTCGATTTTACTCCTCTGCGGAAAACCACTCGCACCCGGAGCACTACGCGGGCAGTCATCCCACCCACATCTGAACCCCTGATCCCCTGGACGCTTTTGCGCATGTTTGATGTGGCAGTTGGATGCGTGTCTGAACAACGCCTCGGCGTCGTCGAAAATAAACCCGCAGATTTCAGAAGCGCCTTCTTCCCGCCAGAGACAGCGGTGTTCTTCTGTTTCCATCTTGAcattgtcgtcgtcgtctgttGACGTGACTATCGAGAGGCTTCGACTGTGCTTGACGTCGGTCATTTCAACGTTATTCGACGTAGGGGTCAATGGTGAGGGAGTCCCGAGTGAGGCTGTGGTGTCAGAGGTGTCCAGGGTTGGTTCTGGGGGTGACATTGTTTCCCTCGATGAAATGATGTTATGGTTCTGAAAGCCCCTCATTTGACCAGGCCTTGTacttggcggcggcggcatgtTCGCGAATTGGACTTTGTGATGAGAGAAGAAATGGGCCGCATAAGCCTCCGGGTCGTGGTACTGAGCTCCACACTCTTGTAACATCTGGTTGAGCTGATTCCTTTGGTTTATTTGGTTCAACTGGTTCATCCGCTGGAGGTTGAACTGGCTGAAAGCATCGGTATTGTTGAAGACGGGCATGTGACATTGGGTATAGATGGAAGGATCCCCCAGTGGACATGGTGTGGTGCAAGGCTGCAAGTTTGAATCGTCGTGAGCAATTAGCAAATGGTTTGCAACGCTGCCCACCGCGTTCCAGGGAGGCGATAGTAAAAAGGTGTTTTGAGAGGGCTGGGCCAGACCGCAGCCTAGGTTATTCATTGCTGTTCACCAAGCATGAGCCCAAGAATAACGCTTAAAGGGGGAACTATGAAAGCCTACATTGTTGTTGGAAATCAAAACTGTGCTGCGGCGAGGACAGACCAGGCGCGTGGTTGATCGAGATGAGGGCAGCAGCCCCATCACGAACCTCCTCCGGTACATGAACAACAGGCCGCGAGGGGCAGTTCTGGTCTGTACAAGCGTCCTCTTCGGTTTCACATTCTTCCCCGGTGCACTTGCCCGTCATGGTACACTCGCTGTCACAGCACCCGCTGGCGCTCATTGATTGgcaatcctcctcctcgcagTGCGAGGCCATGGTGGAAGACATGTGGTGGTCAAAACACTGCTGGTACGGGTTCGACAGGTCAAGATCGGTATGGAactggtgctgctggaggggcATGGTGCTGAGGTCCATTTGATATTGGTTGTTTTGCCATCGCGTCTGCGGCGCCAGAGAAGCTGGAGCCCCGCGATGGTTGAACTGTTGGAAGCCATTGTAGAGGCCGACGCCCATGCAGGCGTCTACGCAGAGATCGTCGTGCGACTCGTAGGCCACGCTTCCCGTGTTCATCCGCGATGGATCGGTGCCCATATGCGCCATGGTCTGGTGTGAAAGCTGGCTCTGGGCCATGGCAGAGAAATCGAGATTGCTCAGTTGTTGGTCGCCGCTGCTCTGCGAGTGCCGGTGGAAGCCATCGCCGTATCCGGGAAAGCGTTGAGGTTGCCCGAAGGAGCCGTCCATGATTCGGCGCGCTTCTGAGCGCCCAAGAATTGCGGAcgggggacggggggtgggtgggtgagggcgagggcgaagaagagggtgggttCGGGGCAACGGCCCAATAAGCGACGAGTCGGCAGCGGGCAGCGGATGGTAAGTTGTGGGCACCTAGGGGACGACTACTGAGTGTGCGCCGGAGAGGGCATCTACAACTACGACGACAGTGATGGCGGGATGAAAGGCGGGCGGTTGCTTGAAGAAGCTTTGGGCGAATGGCGGCTCTGCGCTTGAGAATTGATGGGTCGGCATGTTGTGGATCAGAAAGGCGAGCACGTCGACAATATTATTTTGCACTTTGTGAGAACCTTGACGGCCTAGCAAAAGACCCGCTGTAGGTCTCTTACTGGTCCCAGTCCCACCTGGCTCACTTGCTCTTTGACTTGTACTTGACATGTGCAATTGACCAACCAATTCAAAACTCGAGTGAAACTGTTTTCTGATATCTAGGGAACAGAATCGTTGTATAATTCAGATGCAGGCATCTTTTGACACCTCCTGAGCGTCCTCTTtccatcttgttggtggtgttcttCCGTGTGGGCCAACTGCCCCCTCCAGGGCACCGGACGTGGGGTTCACAAATCGATGCGGGGCTTCAAAGACTGGAAGGAAAAGGACTATCTTGATTGGTTGGACACTTCATCATTGGTTTCACTGCCATTGTTACATGCCTTTTCGAGGTGTGGACTCGGGGGGCTCTCTATACTCAAATACATATATGTACTTAGATGTCCATATAACGGGCTGATGTGCCTTCGATTTTTCAAGCCAACAGCACAAATCTCCATGGGCACATGCCACTGTTCGACTCCCCAGCATGTGAAATTTGCCCATGTTGATCGCAAGTCaactgatgatgatgagactGAGACCAATCTTGACTTTGATACGCAGCTCAGGCACCCGGCTTCCCCAGTAAACTTGACATAGCCCGTATATGCACCACATAAGGCCTCTCTCCTCTCATTGGGAAGAGCACTAGACCCCAATCCCATTGTTCCCGAACGGCAGGGCGCCGTCGGCATCTGCCATCAGCAAACGACCTAGCCAAGAGCCTCCTTCGGCTTGGCTTGCCGGGCGCGGGCCAAGCCATCGCCAGCCACGTCAACTGCCTACAGAGCGCGGTCTTCGCCTTGACGCCGAGATCAAACCCGCCAGTGATATCAACATTCCATACCAACCAGTTCAATTTACAAGTAAATCACTACTTTCAAAACACCATATTCCGAGTTAACCATCCCgcccaccaaaaccaccatcacccaaccTTATCTCCAGCCACAGCCCCTCACCTCACTCACCAAAAGTATCATATCACCCATACCATGGGCAACCTCTGCGGCAAACCCTCCTCGGAcgctttctcctcccccggccgCCGGCTGGActccgcccctccccccggtaaaccctcctctgcctccgTCCCACAGTCAGTCTCCGccgccaaaacctccaaAGCCCCCCCGAAAGTCGGCGGTCCTCCCCGGACcctgggcggcggcggtgatcCCTCTTCATCTCAAGATGACGCGAGGAGAAAAGCTGCAGAGGCAGCAGAAGTATGCCACCCACACTCGCACCATTTGATGATAATGCTGACACCTCTCCCAGGCCCGTCTCCAGCAATCCAAAAAAGGCGGCAAGCTACAGGCCCAACTGGATAAAgacaaggccaagaccaGAGTCGATACCCTCAAGGACGCGAGTGAAATTGAGAGGCGGCATCGGGATGCGGACAGCAATGCTGAGATTTTGCGGAATTCCTAGATTCCCTTGTTCTTGTTTCATGAGGTCGGGTGGTTAAGGTGGCGTTTTGGGTGTTGCGAGATGCCATTGTTTTGCATacgttttgtttttgttttctcaaTTCACTGGAGCATCATTTTGTACATATTTCATATTCAGAGCAGCGGGCTAGAGCAGGGTACAGTTGATTATCAAGTTGAATTGTTACAATACCCTCTCTCTCTACCTTCCATATACGCTATGAACACAAAACCCCTACATGATTAAAACACCATATGGACGCCAACCAATGTTGTTCCCACTCTGAAAGCTTTCGCCATGATGGAGCATAACAAACCGGCCCCTGACGAGAAATCCTAGCCCAAATCCCCCTTTTTTTATGTGATGGTATACCTCCCACTAGAAGGCGCCCTGCTCTCTGCATCCGCCGCCGCAATCGTgccctccctcaacaaccgaGTAAGCTCCGAAAGCGCgttgcccaccaccacctcggtATCACCCTCAATAAGAATATACAACTTCGCCTCCTGGCCCGGCCCGGGCTCCTTCCCGGGAGGATAGTAAGTACCCTTTGTGGTGATCGACGTCCCAGTAGCCTCCAAGATTTTGGCCACGTTCGTGCGGTTGGTGACCGCCCACCTGGCCTTTTGAGGGAAGTCATTGATCTCCAATGTGGCATGAAAAGCACCCGCATCCGGACCCTTATTGTCAATCGGCTGGCCTGGTCTAAGCTGGCCAGCTCTCGCCAACCGGGCGTTGATTTCGCTGATGGCCGAGGCAGCCTTATCCAAAGCACCCCCACCCTTGCCCGCGCcagcactgctgctgccgccgatGACGCCGCTGCTCTTGATGACACCGTGCTCAAGCCCACCGCTAGTCTtgccctccgccgcctccgtctTGGAGGCATCCCGAGAAACAATGGCGCTGACAGCAGCCTGGATGGCTTCCTTcgccttgtccttcttggtctcttcGTCCTTGTCATCTCCCttgtcttcttcctcttcgccttCGGCCTTGTGGGTTTTGCGCTCGCGAAGACGAGCAGCTTCACGCTCCTTGTCCAGCCTCTCCAAACCTTTGCCACCAAATCCACTGGCGTCTTTGGCTTTGCCAGCCTTGACTTTCTCTTTCCAGGACTTGCGCATCTCATTGAGCCGTTCCGGGACAGGCTGCTCACTCTGCTCGAGAGCCTTGGCCACACCAGGAGCACAGTTCTCTTGCTCTTCGGTGATAAAAGTGACAGCTGTACCGGTGTTGCCTGCCCGACCAGTTCGGCCGGCACGGTGGACATAATCTTCCAAATGGTTGGGGACATCGTAGTTGATGACCAGCTTCAGCTGCTTCACATCCAGACCGCGGGCCGCAACTGaggtggcgatgaggatAGGGCAGACACCCTTCTTGAAATCAGAGATGGTAGAGTTGCGATCTTCCTGATCTTTGCCGCCGTGGATGGACATGCAGCCGTAACCGCGGCGCAGGAGCTCTCGCAACAGATCGTCCGCCTTCTCTTGACGCTCCACAAAGATCAGGGCGCGaacgtcatcatcgtcggcaTACAGCTCTCCGAGAAGCTCCAATAGGCGGACAAACTTCTTAGACTCGTCAATGATCTCTACGACCTGAGTGATCTCGGGCGCCACGACACTGCGTCCTCCCACCGTGATTTCTACCGGGTCCCGAAGAACCTTTTTCGTCAGAGCGTCAATGATGCGAGGCATGGTGGCTGAAAACAAGATGGTCTGCCTATCCGGCCTGACATTATTGAAAATCTTCATGACCTGCGGCTCAAAGCCCATGTCAAACATGCGATCTGCTTCGTCCAGCACCAAATACGTGGCACGCTTCAGGTTGGTTACACGTCCAGAATTGGCGGCCAGGAGATCAATCATACGTCCGGGTGTAGCGACAATGATCTCGGCGCCACGCTTGAGCTCGGCGATCTGGTCCTTGATAGCATTGCCACCATAGGCAGCAACTGCACGAAGCTTCAAAACCTTGGTAAACGGCAGCAGGTCGGTGTAAATTTGGGTGCACAGTTCTCTTGTGGGTGTCATGATCAGGGCGATTGGGCCATCGTCGCCGCTCACTGGGTCTTGATCCTTGATGTGACGAAGCATTGGGAGCGCAAACGCCATAGTCTTGCCTGAGCCCGTCTTTGCCACACCGATTACATCTCGGCCAGACATGATGACGGGCAAGGCTTGCATCTGGATTGGTGTAGGCTTCTCATAGCCGAGGCCTTCGATGGTGTCCAGGATGGGTCGCGTTAGGCCACACTGAGACCACTTTTGCACAGGTCTCGGGATATTCTTGCCGGAGACTTTGATGCCGTCCAACTCCAATCTAAGCTCGtttgcttcttcctctgtcATTTGACTGAGCTCGAGCGGCTCAACCCAAAAGTTCTTCCGGATTTTGTTGAGCTCAAGCTTGCTATAGTCAATGACGGGaatgtccttcttctttttcttggcAGCCATGGCGAGAATAGATGACGGGTCGGCCTTGTCTGCCTCGTAACCGTAATTGTCATCACTGTAGTACGCCTCAGGCTCAAACGCCTTCTTGCCATTCGCTTGGTTGCCATTTGGTTCTGACGATATGCCGCTGCTTGGAACTTTCTGTTCCAGATCAGCCATAAAGGCATCCAGGGGATCAATCTCTTCGTCAACATCCATGGCGTTGTCAGCTGGTGTTGGGTCTTCCTTCTCGGCAGCGGGGATCTCGGAGTCTACCTCCATAGCCATGCCCTCTTTCTGGATGCGTTCATCGCGCCGTTCTTGGAGGATTCGCTGTGCTTCGGCCATTTCCTCCTCGTTGCGACCCAAGACAAGATCCAAGTCGTCCTCGACATCGTCATCGGCATCAGCATCGACATATGGTGTAGTGTCAGCATTTTCTAAAGCGAAGTCGGGGAGCTTGACAAGTTTGCGCTTGATAATTTCCTCATCGTCCATGTCGAGCTTGCGCTTTGAGGTTGACTTTTGGTTGTCAGCAGCCTTCTGAAATCCGAACGTACTCAGTGTTCTGTTGGTGGGAAGAAGCCCGCCTTCCTTTTTGGCTACTATGCCCGACCCTCCCTGGCTGCTCAGTTTTACATCACCAAGTTTGACATCGCCCAGCTTGGTTGGTGAGCTGGCGCGGTTGCCCCTGGCGTTCCTGGCAATGGCCTTGGGGTCGAATTTGCCGACAAAAGCCTGAGTTGACGCCGGAGATGCAGCTGCAGTGGTGGGGGCAGGGCTGGTGGGAGTGGGCGAGGCCTTCGCAGGGCTGCTGGAGACGGTGCCGCCGGCTCTCTGATCCATAGCTGCGAGTAGTTTCCTGGTGCTCCCGGCTGAAACATCGGCCTCCTTAGCTTCCTTCATGGCGTGCTTCTCCTTCATGGCTTGAAGTTTGCGCAACCGTTCAGCCTTCTTTTCAGCTTCCGACTgagctggggttggtgtAGACTTAGCTGGCTGTATGGTCGGGATGTTGTCAGTAAAACCTGCAAAGAATGTCGAAAACCAAGGGAACATACCTCGTTGGGCTTGATTGGTGCAGCACTCTCTGCTGGCTTGGGTTGACCCCGGGGTCGAGTGCCATCCCCCCGGTCTGTTGAGCCATCCCGGCGGGGCCTGCGGTCGCGGGAGTCATCCCTCCTAGAACGGTAGTCTCTGTCCCCTTCTCTACTATCCCTACCATCCCTGCTGCGAGGTCTTCGACGTTCTGGGGAGCGCACCCTATCAGGTCCTCTGTCGCGTGACCGTCTCTTATCACGGTGGCCACCACCCGCACCATCCCGACGTGCACCTCGGTAATAATCGTCATCTCGGCGGTCTAGGGAACGATCTCTCCAGCGATACGAGTCGCGATCTCTATCTCGGTCCCGCTCGCGGTCACGGTATCGGCGCTGGGAAAGGACAGACATGTCAGCACCACATTGAACCCTATCTCGGGGGAACCAACTTACATCTGGGCTACgggagcggcggcggcgatcaCGTGAGCCATCACGGCGGTCGCGGTCGCGTCGATCATCCTCTTTCCGCGTTCGCGCAGCATGACTTCCTGCAGGAGATGGTGAGCGCGAGTCTCTGGGCCGAGCCATTCTGTGTGGTTTGACGGTGGCTCAGCAATTGTCTGTGGCGGTAAAGTACTTTTATGGAAGCAGTTGACTTCAAGTTAGTGTGCCGAATCGATGTCTTCGATCTTCATGCCGATGTGGACGTGGTAGCGCTGGATATGATGTCTACAAACTCCCGAGTGTGAGGACGGAGGAGAGTTTCAAAGTCGCAGAACATCCAGTCACTGCAATGTGGACCGTGCTGGAGAAGTTTGAAGGTGGGACTTTGGAACACTGCACCGTGTTGTTTCACAGCTTTCCGTGACTTTCCACTGTGAGGTCTGGGCTTGCTCCTTTAGGGCATATCACAGTGCGGGTGAGCACGGTGGAGGTCAACATGACGTATAGACTGTGGTTCTGAGAAAGCTCAAAGCCAGAGACTCAACATAATGTTGAGAAAACTCAAACAATCTAAATAATATTCATAGAGCCGAAATATCAGTCATATATCATACGCTTCTTTCAACCAATCTCAAGCAATGGCAGTCGTTTTGTGTGTGCATGTACAAGAGGGCATCTTCAACAAACAAGAATCTCGGCAAATAGTCCGTGCGAATCCTGTCCCGCCTTTTTGAGACCTGGGTCGCAGGTAAACAGCACCACGGCTCTTGCTTGCAGCTTGGGAGCACGGACCGCATCTTGGAAGCTTGGTAGCTAAGGTAAGAAGAAGCCGGCCAACCATCTCCCAGCATAAAATCGCAATCTCCCCAGCAGCGTCACTGCAACAGCTACTTGTAGCGAACCCCTCtcactccaacaacacccgccaccaccacactacCTCCAATTGTAGCCTCAATTCCCACCGCCGCTGTCGCCATGCTCTCCTCCACTGGGCTCGCGGCTGCCCGCCGGGTCCGCGTCATCGGCATGCGCTCAGTTTTCTCGAGCATTGCCCGTATCTCGACCCGCAGCGCAGCCTGCCCCAAGGTCCCCGCGAGCGTTCGCAT
It contains:
- a CDS encoding uncharacterized protein (EggNog:ENOG503P5KY) — its product is MGNLCGKPSSDAFSSPGRRLDSAPPPGKPSSASVPQSVSAAKTSKAPPKVGGPPRTLGGGGDPSSSQDDARRKAAEAAEARLQQSKKGGKLQAQLDKDKAKTRVDTLKDASEIERRHRDADSNAEILRNS
- the PRP5 gene encoding pre-mRNA processing RNA-helicase (EggNog:ENOG503NV3J; COG:A); this encodes MARPRDSRSPSPAGSHAARTRKEDDRRDRDRRDGSRDRRRRSRSPDRRYRDRERDRDRDRDSYRWRDRSLDRRDDDYYRGARRDGAGGGHRDKRRSRDRGPDRVRSPERRRPRSRDGRDSREGDRDYRSRRDDSRDRRPRRDGSTDRGDGTRPRGQPKPAESAAPIKPNEPAKSTPTPAQSEAEKKAERLRKLQAMKEKHAMKEAKEADVSAGSTRKLLAAMDQRAGGTVSSSPAKASPTPTSPAPTTAAASPASTQAFVGKFDPKAIARNARGNRASSPTKLGDVKLGDVKLSSQGGSGIVAKKEGGLLPTNRTLSTFGFQKAADNQKSTSKRKLDMDDEEIIKRKLVKLPDFALENADTTPYVDADADDDVEDDLDLVLGRNEEEMAEAQRILQERRDERIQKEGMAMEVDSEIPAAEKEDPTPADNAMDVDEEIDPLDAFMADLEQKVPSSGISSEPNGNQANGKKAFEPEAYYSDDNYGYEADKADPSSILAMAAKKKKKDIPVIDYSKLELNKIRKNFWVEPLELSQMTEEEANELRLELDGIKVSGKNIPRPVQKWSQCGLTRPILDTIEGLGYEKPTPIQMQALPVIMSGRDVIGVAKTGSGKTMAFALPMLRHIKDQDPVSGDDGPIALIMTPTRELCTQIYTDLLPFTKVLKLRAVAAYGGNAIKDQIAELKRGAEIIVATPGRMIDLLAANSGRVTNLKRATYLVLDEADRMFDMGFEPQVMKIFNNVRPDRQTILFSATMPRIIDALTKKVLRDPVEITVGGRSVVAPEITQVVEIIDESKKFVRLLELLGELYADDDDVRALIFVERQEKADDLLRELLRRGYGCMSIHGGKDQEDRNSTISDFKKGVCPILIATSVAARGLDVKQLKLVINYDVPNHLEDYVHRAGRTGRAGNTGTAVTFITEEQENCAPGVAKALEQSEQPVPERLNEMRKSWKEKVKAGKAKDASGFGGKGLERLDKEREAARLRERKTHKAEGEEEEDKGDDKDEETKKDKAKEAIQAAVSAIVSRDASKTEAAEGKTSGGLEHGVIKSSGVIGGSSSAGAGKGGGALDKAASAISEINARLARAGQLRPGQPIDNKGPDAGAFHATLEINDFPQKARWAVTNRTNVAKILEATGTSITTKGTYYPPGKEPGPGQEAKLYILIEGDTEVVVGNALSELTRLLREGTIAAADAESRAPSSGRYTIT
- the SUR1 gene encoding zinc-finger protein (EggNog:ENOG503NUXF; COG:S), yielding MDGSFGQPQRFPGYGDGFHRHSQSSGDQQLSNLDFSAMAQSQLSHQTMAHMGTDPSRMNTGSVAYESHDDLCVDACMGVGLYNGFQQFNHRGAPASLAPQTRWQNNQYQMDLSTMPLQQHQFHTDLDLSNPYQQCFDHHMSSTMASHCEEEDCQSMSASGCCDSECTMTGKCTGEECETEEDACTDQNCPSRPVVHVPEEVRDGAAALISINHAPGLSSPQHSFDFQQQSMNNLGCGLAQPSQNTFLLSPPWNAVGSVANHLLIAHDDSNLQPCTTPCPLGDPSIYTQCHMPVFNNTDAFSQFNLQRMNQLNQINQRNQLNQMLQECGAQYHDPEAYAAHFFSHHKVQFANMPPPPSTRPGQMRGFQNHNIISSRETMSPPEPTLDTSDTTASLGTPSPLTPTSNNVEMTDVKHSRSLSIVTSTDDDDNVKMETEEHRCLWREEGASEICGFIFDDAEALFRHASNCHIKHAQKRPGDQGFRCGWDDCPRSAPGASGFPQRSKIERHMQTHIGHKPHICPVCQKGFSAKQALTQHLFIHSNEKPLSCNLCSKTFRYPSALTMHQRVHSGAKPLTCPVCGKGFSESSNLSKHKRTHEVKGRFNCLVEGCDRNFHRQDQLRRHMKTHNLGRGDSGGEEGGDMRSSEAPEMEGSRGEET